The Haloarcula sp. CBA1127 genomic interval GCAGTCGTCCGTATCCGGACTAGTCTGCTTGCCTGTGTGGCCGAGCCTGTAACATACTGGAGCGCGAACTGCCACATATGACGGTCCACACCTCCGACGACCGCTGGCTCGATGCGCCAGTCGAGACAGTGTTCGCGTTCATGGACGAACCGTCGAATCAGGCGGCCGTCACGCCCAGCCTGACCCGTGCCGAGCGCATCGAGCGGCTGCCGAACAGTGGGAATCGCGCCGCCTACGAGTACGAGATGTTTGGGGTCACGTTCACAGGTGAGGTCCGCGCGACGACCTACGAACCGCCGGAGCGCATCGTCTACGAGATGCGCGGTGACCTAACGGGACGCATCGCTTGGCGGTTCGAACCCGAGGACGGCGGCACGCGGCTCACCTACGCCGCCGACTACGAAGTTCCAGGGCCGCTCCCAGAGTTCCTTCTCGCGCCGGTCATCAGGTGGTACAACCGCCGAGAGGTCCGACGGCTTCTGGCCAACGTCGCTGAGGCAGTCGAAGCGGAGGAGCGGGCCGTCGCCAGTTCGCTGTCGTAACTGCGCTACTCATCGGTCCAGAGCGCGTCCGAGAGCGTCCGCTGGACCGCTTCCTCACCGACGGCTGTAGCGAGCGTCTCGAACCCGCTGCGCTCGACGGGGTCGGCGGCGTTGGCGACCAGCCGGGAGACGATGAACTCTGGTGTGGACTTCCCGACGGTGCCAAAGCGAGGTTGATAATCGACTTGCAGGTCGAGGTCCTGATTCAGCCCTTCGGCGAAGATACCGTCGACACGGGCCTCTGTCGGCAGCGGTTCGAGGTCGTCCGCGAGGTGGGTGACGAACACGCCCAGCGCGTCGCGGTCGACGGTCAGCGTCACGAGTCCGTGCAGCAAGTCGGCGGCGGAGCCGGGTTCGGTGATAGCCTCGAACTCGTCGACGAGCATCAGCGTCCGGTCGCTCTCGGTCAGCGGCGGCACAACCGAGCGCAGCGTCGATTCGAGAACACCGGCGTTAAACGACGCGTGCCGACGGTGAAACACGACGGTGTCGACGATACCCACCTCGGCGGCCTCGGCGGGAACCGGGAGCCCCATCTGGGCCAGCAGTTGCACCTGACACAGCGTCTCCAGCAGGGTCGTCTTCCCGCCGGAGTTCGCGCCGGTCAGGACAGCCACCCGGTCGCCGCTGGGGGGCTGGTTCGCTCGGTCCAACTCTAGCGTGTGGTCGCCGATAGCGTAGGTGACCGGCTGGACGCTCTCCACGTCCGCGATGGTGAGGTTCCGTGCTCGCTTCACTGCAATCGTCTTGCGGTCCTCGACAAAGCTGGGCCGTGTCAGGTCGAAGGCGATGGCAAAGCGGGCGAGCGAGACGGAGAACGCGATGTTGTCCACCGCCTTGACTGCGGCGTCGATGTCTTCACGGGCGTCCGCGAGGTCGTCCTCCAGCCGGTCGGCAACGGCCTCCTCTCGCTCCTGTACGTCGCTTCGTAGCGTATTCCGGAGGTCTCGGAGCGCCACATCGACGAAGTCCCGCGCGTCAGTTGCCTCTCGTGGCATCGCGTCGCGGATTCGAGCGGCGTCGATGCCTGTCTCGCTCGTGACGTGTCGAACGAGCGCGTCCTGGAACTCGTCTGGCCGCCGCGCACCCTCTTGCACGGCCTCGACGACCTCCACCGAAGCGGCCGCGAGGTCCTCGATCTGGCCGAGTTGGTCGCGCAGGCGGTCGAGTTCCTCGTCGGCCCCCGCACCGACGGACTCCCCGTCGCCCGCAAGGCCGGCGAGTGCCGCTCGACCGGCCGACAGTGACTCGCTGTCGATGGCCGCTAGCGGTTCGAACACGCCGCTTTCAATGCCGGTGTCCCGGAGGGCGAGCGCCACGTCGACCGCGGCCAGTTCGCCCCCGTCAGCGTCGTAGGCGTCGAACGCGCTGAGGACGGCCCGCTGGTCCGACTCGGAGAGGTCAGCCCAGGTGTCCCGCGCTTCAAGCACGTCGTCCAGCCGCTCGTCCATCGCCTCCCGGGTCGGCAGCGGCGTCAGCACGCGGATGCTGTCTGCTGCATCTTCGGTGACCGCGTACTCTTCGGCGAGGTCGAGCAGTTCCTTGTACACGTCGCGGGTATCTCTGGTGGCGAGCAGGTCCATCGATTCGGCGCCGGTCGCCCGCCGGAGGATGCGCGTCGCGCGCCCCCGGGAGAGGCCAGCCGTAGTTAGCGCTCGTGTATCCGCCGACTCGATGGCCTCGATGGCCCGCTCGACACCCAGCTCCTCGGTGAGCAGTTCGGACGTCTTCGGGCCGATGCCCCAGTACTCCTCCAGTCGCATGGGCGGGTGGAGAACGGCGGCCCGCTTAGGCGTTTTCAGTTGTCGGGCTCGTCGTCGTCGATACCGAAGCGCTCGTGGAGCGGCCCCGGTTCCCCGCGGGCCTGCCGGTCAGCCCGCCGGGCCGCACGGCGTGCGATGAGCGCTCCAAGCGCTGCCGGAATCGCCAGACCGAGCGACACGAGCGCGGTCTGGTCCGAGACCACTGACGGTCCATCTGACAGGAGGACTTCGTAGCCGACCACAAGCACAACCACGGCCACGCCGGCGACAACGAGGTATAGCCCGCGGGCAAGCACCTCACTGGGATTGCGAAGCCGCGAGAGATACGCGGCCGGGCCGAGCCAGCCGGCCAGCAGGACGCCGACGGCCACGGGAAGCGAGAGGTCGCCGACGAGGATGACGACGGCGTACAGCACGAGCGGCGCAATGGCGATGCCGAGCGAAAGCCCTGTGAGCGTGACTGCCCACGTCGGCGCACCGGAGTCCATCGATTCCAGCGTTTCGGTCAGGCGCTCGTCGAGCATCTCGGTCTGTTCATCGGTGAGTAACGACGCGTCACAGTGTGGGCAGGCCATCGCTGTGGGCTCCAGCGGCTCGCCACACT includes:
- a CDS encoding zinc ribbon domain-containing protein, producing MTEWRDASDPACPECGEPLEPTAMACPHCDASLLTDEQTEMLDERLTETLESMDSGAPTWAVTLTGLSLGIAIAPLVLYAVVILVGDLSLPVAVGVLLAGWLGPAAYLSRLRNPSEVLARGLYLVVAGVAVVVLVVGYEVLLSDGPSVVSDQTALVSLGLAIPAALGALIARRAARRADRQARGEPGPLHERFGIDDDEPDN
- a CDS encoding SRPBCC family protein, which produces MTVHTSDDRWLDAPVETVFAFMDEPSNQAAVTPSLTRAERIERLPNSGNRAAYEYEMFGVTFTGEVRATTYEPPERIVYEMRGDLTGRIAWRFEPEDGGTRLTYAADYEVPGPLPEFLLAPVIRWYNRREVRRLLANVAEAVEAEERAVASSLS
- a CDS encoding DNA mismatch repair protein, with the translated sequence MRLEEYWGIGPKTSELLTEELGVERAIEAIESADTRALTTAGLSRGRATRILRRATGAESMDLLATRDTRDVYKELLDLAEEYAVTEDAADSIRVLTPLPTREAMDERLDDVLEARDTWADLSESDQRAVLSAFDAYDADGGELAAVDVALALRDTGIESGVFEPLAAIDSESLSAGRAALAGLAGDGESVGAGADEELDRLRDQLGQIEDLAAASVEVVEAVQEGARRPDEFQDALVRHVTSETGIDAARIRDAMPREATDARDFVDVALRDLRNTLRSDVQEREEAVADRLEDDLADAREDIDAAVKAVDNIAFSVSLARFAIAFDLTRPSFVEDRKTIAVKRARNLTIADVESVQPVTYAIGDHTLELDRANQPPSGDRVAVLTGANSGGKTTLLETLCQVQLLAQMGLPVPAEAAEVGIVDTVVFHRRHASFNAGVLESTLRSVVPPLTESDRTLMLVDEFEAITEPGSAADLLHGLVTLTVDRDALGVFVTHLADDLEPLPTEARVDGIFAEGLNQDLDLQVDYQPRFGTVGKSTPEFIVSRLVANAADPVERSGFETLATAVGEEAVQRTLSDALWTDE